A region of Subtercola boreus DNA encodes the following proteins:
- a CDS encoding aldose 1-epimerase family protein, with the protein MKPLTGEQFAIEYERGDGRRSTAIVTELAAALRELFLDGVESVEPHSENELPPMGSGLLLVPWPNRIAGARWELDGKPQQLDRTEPATGNATHGLVRNTAYRLTARTANSITLDATVFPQHGYPFRVDTSVQYVLDENGLTVIHSLTNESAAAAPVAVGAHPYFRVGDVPVGELVATVDAATRFEVDAVAIPTREVPVDGTGFDLRGGRPVGELDIDSGFGGVGIHDGRAVHSVTAPDGSATEVWGDENFRFVQFYTPRNFPRGTVTPANPTPGQAVAIEPMTAPANAFNTGLGLRWLEPGETWRLQWGIRHRAA; encoded by the coding sequence ATGAAACCCCTGACGGGTGAACAGTTCGCGATCGAGTACGAGCGGGGTGACGGCCGCCGCTCGACGGCGATCGTCACCGAGCTCGCCGCCGCCCTCCGCGAACTGTTCCTCGACGGGGTCGAGAGCGTCGAACCGCACTCCGAGAACGAGCTGCCCCCGATGGGATCCGGTCTTCTGCTCGTTCCGTGGCCGAACCGCATCGCGGGTGCCCGGTGGGAGCTGGATGGCAAGCCGCAGCAGCTCGACCGCACCGAGCCCGCCACCGGCAACGCCACGCACGGCCTCGTGCGGAACACCGCCTACCGCCTCACCGCACGCACCGCGAACTCGATCACGCTCGACGCGACGGTGTTCCCGCAGCACGGCTACCCGTTCCGCGTCGACACCAGCGTGCAGTACGTGCTCGACGAGAACGGCCTGACGGTCATCCACTCGCTCACGAACGAATCGGCGGCAGCTGCCCCGGTGGCCGTGGGCGCGCACCCGTACTTCCGGGTCGGCGACGTGCCGGTCGGCGAGCTGGTCGCGACCGTCGACGCAGCAACCCGGTTCGAGGTGGATGCTGTGGCCATCCCCACCCGCGAGGTCCCGGTCGACGGCACCGGCTTCGACCTGCGGGGCGGCCGCCCGGTCGGCGAGCTCGACATCGACAGCGGATTCGGCGGCGTGGGCATCCACGACGGCCGCGCCGTGCACTCGGTGACGGCGCCCGACGGATCGGCGACCGAGGTGTGGGGCGACGAGAACTTCCGTTTCGTGCAGTTCTACACGCCGCGGAACTTCCCCCGGGGCACCGTGACCCCAGCCAACCCGACTCCCGGCCAGGCCGTCGCGATCGAACCCATGACGGCCCCGGCCAACGCGTTCAACACGGGCCTGGGGCTCCGCTGGCTCGAACCCGGCGAGACGTGGCGACTGCAGTGGGGCATCCGGCACCGAGCAGCCTGA
- the glyA gene encoding serine hydroxymethyltransferase — MPSQLPSTFNDALASVDPEIAAVLRDELGRQRGTLEMIASENFVSRAVLEAQGSVLTNKYAEGYPGRRYYGGCEFVDVAENLARDRAKALFGAEHANVQPHAGAQANAAALMALATIGDTILGMELSHGGHLTHGMKLNFSGKNYRATSYGVDPETYLVDMDIVREKALAERPTVLIAGWSAYPRQLDFAAFRDIADEVGAKLWVDMAHFAGLVAAGLHPSPVPYADVVTSTVHKTLAGPRSGVVLSKAEFAKKIDSAVFPGQQGGPLMHVVAAKATAFKLAAEPEFKDRQQRTISGAKIVAERLMGADTVAEGISVLTGGTDVHLILVDLRNAAIDGKQAEDLLHEVGITVNRNSIPFDPRPPMVTSGLRIGTPALATRGFGDEEFTEVADIIANALKPSPDVAALRARVLKLTDGFPLYDGLENW, encoded by the coding sequence ATGCCCAGCCAACTGCCCTCAACGTTCAACGACGCCCTCGCGAGCGTCGACCCCGAGATCGCCGCCGTCCTGCGCGACGAACTCGGCCGCCAGCGCGGCACGCTCGAGATGATCGCGAGTGAGAACTTCGTCTCCCGCGCCGTGCTCGAGGCGCAGGGATCCGTTCTCACCAACAAGTACGCCGAGGGTTACCCCGGCCGCCGCTACTACGGCGGCTGCGAGTTCGTCGACGTGGCCGAGAATCTCGCCCGCGACCGCGCGAAGGCGCTCTTCGGTGCCGAGCACGCGAACGTGCAGCCGCACGCCGGCGCCCAGGCCAACGCGGCGGCCCTGATGGCCCTCGCCACGATCGGCGACACCATCCTCGGCATGGAGCTCAGCCACGGCGGTCATCTGACGCACGGTATGAAGTTGAACTTCTCCGGCAAGAACTACCGTGCAACGAGCTACGGCGTCGACCCGGAGACCTACCTCGTCGACATGGACATCGTGCGCGAGAAGGCCCTCGCCGAGCGCCCCACCGTTCTGATCGCCGGCTGGTCTGCCTACCCCCGCCAGCTCGACTTCGCCGCTTTCCGTGACATTGCCGACGAGGTCGGCGCGAAGCTCTGGGTCGACATGGCGCACTTCGCGGGGCTCGTGGCCGCGGGCCTGCACCCGTCGCCCGTCCCGTACGCCGATGTGGTGACGAGCACCGTGCACAAGACCCTCGCGGGTCCCCGCAGCGGTGTCGTGCTGAGCAAGGCGGAGTTCGCCAAGAAGATCGACTCCGCCGTGTTCCCCGGCCAGCAGGGCGGCCCGCTCATGCACGTCGTCGCCGCCAAGGCCACCGCGTTCAAGCTGGCCGCAGAGCCCGAGTTCAAGGACCGCCAGCAGCGCACCATCTCCGGCGCGAAGATCGTCGCCGAACGCCTGATGGGCGCCGACACCGTGGCCGAGGGCATCAGCGTGCTCACCGGCGGCACCGACGTGCACCTCATCCTGGTCGACCTCCGGAACGCCGCCATCGACGGCAAGCAGGCCGAAGACCTCCTGCACGAGGTCGGCATCACCGTCAACCGCAACTCGATCCCGTTCGACCCGCGCCCCCCGATGGTGACCTCCGGTCTCCGCATCGGCACCCCGGCGCTGGCAACGCGTGGTTTCGGCGACGAAGAGTTCACCGAGGTCGCCGACATCATCGCGAACGCCTTGAAGCCGTCACCGGATGTCGCGGCCCTCCGCGCCCGCGTGCTGAAGCTCACCGACGGCTTCCCGCTCTACGACGGCCTCGAGAACTGGTAG
- a CDS encoding alpha/beta fold hydrolase yields MSPLTSTFPSPTDSLALATYRWNVPSGSPRAVVQLAHGVAEHSGRYGRLADALTDAGYEVHADDHRGHGASIGEADGGVVPLGSFGAAGWEALVSDMIAFGESVKAEHPDLPLFLIAHSMGSFAAQQMLLERSDLYAGVVLSGSTALDVLAGALAANAGDGPVELTAFNAAFEHRTGYEWLSRDTAEVDAYVADPLSGFDLADDLIPQLFSAAARLADPAELGRIRHDLPILVVSGQDDPLSGDGQLVGILAQRYRDAGLTDVTLTVYPGARHEIFNETNRDEITATVIAWLAAHAG; encoded by the coding sequence ATGTCACCTCTCACCTCCACCTTCCCCTCGCCGACCGATTCCCTGGCCCTCGCCACCTACCGCTGGAACGTCCCGTCGGGTTCGCCCCGTGCCGTCGTGCAGCTCGCGCACGGGGTCGCTGAGCACTCGGGCCGCTACGGCCGCCTCGCCGACGCTCTGACCGACGCTGGCTATGAGGTGCACGCCGACGATCATCGCGGGCATGGGGCCTCCATCGGCGAGGCGGACGGCGGGGTGGTCCCCCTCGGCAGCTTCGGCGCGGCCGGCTGGGAGGCCCTGGTCTCCGACATGATCGCGTTCGGCGAGTCGGTCAAGGCCGAGCATCCGGACCTTCCACTCTTCCTGATCGCGCACTCGATGGGGTCGTTCGCGGCCCAGCAGATGCTCCTCGAGCGGTCGGACCTCTACGCGGGCGTCGTTCTCTCGGGGTCGACCGCGCTCGACGTTCTCGCCGGCGCACTGGCCGCCAATGCCGGCGACGGCCCCGTCGAACTGACCGCCTTCAACGCCGCCTTCGAGCACCGCACCGGGTACGAGTGGCTCTCGCGCGACACCGCAGAAGTCGATGCGTACGTCGCCGACCCGCTCAGCGGATTCGACCTCGCCGACGACCTGATCCCCCAGCTGTTCTCGGCTGCGGCGCGTCTGGCCGACCCGGCGGAACTCGGCCGCATCCGCCACGACCTCCCGATCCTGGTCGTCTCAGGCCAGGACGACCCGCTTTCGGGCGACGGACAGCTCGTGGGCATCCTCGCCCAGCGCTACCGCGACGCCGGCCTAACCGACGTGACCCTCACCGTGTACCCGGGCGCACGCCACGAGATCTTCAACGAGACGAACCGTGACGAGATCACCGCCACCGTCATTGCGTGGCTGGCGGCGCACGCCGGCTGA
- a CDS encoding NADP-dependent isocitrate dehydrogenase, protein MSKIHVEGTVVELDGDEMTRIIWQAIKDTLIHPYLEVNLEYYDLGIEHRDATDDQVTIDAAHAIQKHGVGVKCATITPDEARVEEFGLKKMWKSPNGTIRNILGGTIFREPIIISNIPRLVPGWNKPIIVGRHAFGDQYKATDFRFEGKGTLTISFQPEEGSDAEAQSFEVFQSPGSGVAMAMYNLDDSIRDFARASLSYGLNRAYPVYLSTKNTILKAYDGRFKDLFQEVFDTEFAEKFAEAGITYEHRLIDDMVAASLKWEGGYVWAAKNYDGDVQSDTVAQGFGSLGLMTSVLFTPDGKTVEAEAAHGTVTRHYRQHQAGKPTSTNPIASIYAWTRGLAHRAKLDDNAELATFADTLEDVVIKTVESGAMTKDLALLVGPDQAYQTTEEFLATLAENLKTRLA, encoded by the coding sequence ATGTCGAAGATCCACGTAGAGGGAACGGTCGTCGAGCTCGACGGCGACGAGATGACCCGCATCATCTGGCAGGCCATCAAGGACACGTTGATCCACCCCTACCTCGAGGTCAACCTCGAATACTACGACCTCGGCATCGAGCACCGCGACGCGACCGACGACCAGGTCACGATCGACGCTGCCCACGCCATCCAGAAGCACGGTGTGGGCGTCAAATGCGCCACCATCACGCCGGATGAGGCACGCGTCGAAGAGTTCGGCCTGAAGAAGATGTGGAAGAGCCCGAACGGCACCATCCGCAACATCCTCGGCGGCACCATCTTCCGCGAGCCGATCATCATCTCGAACATTCCGCGTCTCGTGCCGGGCTGGAACAAGCCGATCATCGTCGGCCGCCACGCGTTCGGCGACCAGTACAAGGCCACCGACTTCCGCTTCGAGGGCAAGGGAACGCTGACCATCTCGTTCCAGCCCGAAGAGGGCAGCGACGCCGAGGCCCAGTCGTTCGAGGTCTTCCAGTCGCCCGGATCCGGTGTCGCGATGGCCATGTACAACCTCGACGACTCGATCCGGGACTTCGCCCGCGCGTCGCTGAGCTACGGCCTGAACCGCGCGTACCCGGTGTACCTCTCGACGAAGAACACCATCCTGAAGGCCTACGACGGCCGCTTCAAGGATCTCTTCCAGGAGGTCTTCGACACCGAGTTCGCCGAGAAGTTCGCCGAAGCCGGCATCACCTACGAGCACCGTCTGATCGACGACATGGTCGCTGCGTCCCTCAAGTGGGAAGGCGGCTACGTGTGGGCCGCCAAGAACTACGACGGTGACGTGCAGAGCGACACGGTCGCACAGGGCTTCGGATCCCTCGGGCTGATGACCAGCGTGCTCTTCACGCCCGACGGCAAGACCGTCGAGGCCGAGGCCGCGCACGGCACCGTGACGCGCCACTACCGCCAGCACCAGGCAGGCAAGCCCACGTCGACGAACCCGATCGCCTCGATCTACGCGTGGACCCGCGGGCTCGCGCACCGCGCCAAGCTCGACGACAACGCCGAGCTCGCCACGTTCGCCGACACGCTCGAAGACGTCGTCATCAAGACGGTCGAGTCGGGTGCCATGACGAAAGACCTGGCACTGCTCGTCGGGCCCGACCAGGCGTACCAGACCACCGAGGAGTTCCTTGCGACGCTGGCCGAGAACCTGAAGACCCGCCTGGCGTAG
- a CDS encoding MFS transporter, with protein MTNAVKTPVATESAPFPYVALFVLATAVFMSVTAEMMPTGLLPEMSAELGVTESQIGLLVTLFAVAVVITAVPLSAMTRRFSRHTVIVGVLLAVAATSTFSALAPSYGLLAFARVLGGTAHGLFWAVVGVYAAHLVPRHQIARAVAITTGGGTLAFVLGVPAATVVGHAFGWRVPFLAIAVLSLCASLLIAKRLPRMPAPGPRVKPAPDARAEPSSETGVKLSRLKRLDPTVPGVAVICVIIGILMVGHYSLYTYVTPFLIGQLGVPIGNVGGMLFVYGVAGALGLLIAGFVFGGRPTFGVGIALVVTGASVLVLSLWASNPWLSIPAFALWGIALGVIPTLMQARVLHVASPAITDTAAAFYSTAFNIGIGGGALVGGLLLSGFGLESLPLFYLLLLFVSGALLWISVIVSHRRHAATLA; from the coding sequence GTGACGAATGCCGTCAAGACTCCTGTCGCCACGGAGTCCGCTCCTTTTCCCTACGTCGCCCTCTTCGTGCTCGCCACCGCTGTCTTCATGTCGGTCACGGCGGAGATGATGCCCACCGGTCTCCTGCCGGAGATGAGCGCTGAACTCGGCGTCACGGAGTCGCAGATCGGACTGCTGGTGACCCTCTTCGCGGTCGCGGTCGTGATCACCGCGGTGCCGCTCTCGGCGATGACCCGTCGCTTCTCCCGGCACACGGTCATCGTCGGAGTGCTGCTGGCTGTCGCTGCCACCAGCACGTTCTCCGCGCTCGCTCCGAGCTACGGCCTGCTCGCGTTCGCGCGCGTGCTCGGCGGAACCGCGCACGGACTGTTCTGGGCCGTCGTCGGCGTGTACGCCGCCCACCTCGTGCCGCGTCACCAGATCGCCCGCGCCGTGGCCATCACCACAGGAGGGGGCACGCTGGCCTTCGTGCTCGGGGTTCCGGCAGCCACAGTGGTCGGCCACGCCTTCGGCTGGCGCGTGCCTTTCCTCGCGATTGCCGTCCTGTCGCTCTGCGCTTCCCTGTTGATCGCCAAGAGGCTCCCGCGGATGCCAGCCCCCGGTCCCCGCGTGAAGCCGGCTCCGGATGCCCGGGCAGAGCCCTCCTCGGAGACCGGAGTGAAGCTCTCCCGTCTGAAACGGCTCGACCCGACCGTGCCGGGCGTCGCCGTCATCTGCGTCATCATCGGAATCCTGATGGTCGGCCACTACTCTCTCTACACCTATGTCACCCCGTTCCTGATCGGACAGCTGGGTGTGCCGATCGGGAACGTCGGCGGGATGCTCTTCGTCTACGGTGTCGCGGGGGCCCTCGGGCTCCTGATCGCCGGGTTCGTCTTCGGAGGGCGACCCACCTTCGGCGTCGGCATCGCTCTCGTCGTGACGGGCGCCTCCGTGCTGGTGCTGTCGCTGTGGGCCTCGAATCCGTGGCTGTCGATCCCCGCCTTCGCCCTGTGGGGCATCGCACTCGGTGTCATTCCGACTCTCATGCAGGCCCGCGTGCTCCACGTCGCTTCCCCGGCCATCACCGATACGGCGGCTGCGTTCTACTCCACGGCCTTCAATATCGGCATCGGTGGCGGAGCCCTCGTCGGTGGGCTGCTTCTGAGCGGATTCGGGCTCGAATCGCTGCCGCTCTTCTATCTGCTGCTGCTCTTCGTCTCCGGTGCCCTGCTCTGGATCTCCGTGATCGTCTCGCACCGCCGGCACGCCGCGACGCTGGCCTGA
- a CDS encoding YrdB family protein, with the protein MNTDQGAPPRFGPNDVLRFLLELFAFFSIGLWGFLAWPPLWNWAFGIGAPLFAIVLWGLFRSPRAVFHLDAFGKALVEIVIMGSAALAWLVIGQWIVAALFGILAVVSGIISGRKEFA; encoded by the coding sequence GTGAATACCGACCAGGGCGCTCCGCCGCGATTCGGCCCGAACGACGTGCTCCGGTTCCTGCTCGAGCTGTTCGCGTTCTTCTCCATCGGGTTGTGGGGCTTCCTGGCCTGGCCCCCGCTCTGGAACTGGGCCTTCGGAATCGGCGCCCCGCTCTTCGCGATCGTGCTGTGGGGGCTGTTCCGTTCCCCGCGGGCCGTGTTCCACCTCGACGCGTTCGGCAAAGCGCTCGTCGAGATCGTGATCATGGGGTCGGCCGCCCTGGCCTGGCTCGTCATCGGCCAGTGGATCGTGGCCGCGCTGTTCGGCATCCTCGCCGTCGTCAGCGGCATCATCTCAGGCCGCAAGGAGTTCGCATGA
- a CDS encoding sigma-70 family RNA polymerase sigma factor, with translation MSDPIGAHAVPDDETGPSDLDLVERTRAGDSRAFAELWNRHSRAGRTVARSFTADADDIVSESFAKVLQAIRNGGGPTSAFRPYLFSTIRNVAMQLKRGAQIDTSDELDALADPTSEENETILALDKSLTAQAFRSLPTRWQEALWYSEVEQMASHEIAPLLGMTSNAVSALTFRAREGLRQAWIQAHLVRAADTECAAVIEKLGSYTRGSLGTRETRKLQQHLAACTSCSIVGEEARDVGSRLALVLLPLVAGVAGAAAYTVSMQGGGSAAAATAAGVLGHGGAAAASGSGAGAGLGSGSGAVSSGASVANAAPVVHAAPVVHAASVAHTAPVAQPVPAGSEAAGAANAGTSSATTVPTHVVRAARMTTGGARRMLVTAFPRARNAVGFALATAAAVGAAFLLSPLIVSPAPQTVEAAAPATSSPQAGGDRGTTQPNAQNGAASAAQGAGSPAVPAAGSGSATGAGAAAGSLSAASGSAGSGSSVPTGFGTRALDPGSPVPPRDALAPIVPSESGAGAGQPTPMPSQTPAPAATPPVTTTPPVTPPPTPPPTTPPPTTPPTPPPSVPPPSVPDAPLYEIAADPSGLLFPVISGQAEPGATVEVVDLIGSASPVTASRVRAESTPTGVVVAHITADAEDGSFEVSDYPDLGFGEHRLSLRQVSTDGIRSPLGLATSVTLEPISLLSPQPESTIGGSGYTVYSHGVPGAFFEQLLDGRSDPRTFVLNPDGNSGDDFSLDSGTPAGTRVTVSIRYVDPDSGRHGPSTSAAFLVG, from the coding sequence ATGAGTGACCCGATCGGCGCGCACGCCGTGCCCGACGACGAGACGGGTCCGAGCGATCTCGATCTCGTCGAGCGCACCCGGGCAGGCGACTCCCGCGCGTTCGCCGAACTCTGGAACAGGCACTCCCGCGCCGGGCGCACGGTGGCGCGGAGTTTCACCGCCGATGCCGACGACATCGTCTCCGAGAGCTTCGCGAAGGTGCTGCAGGCCATCCGGAACGGTGGCGGGCCGACAAGCGCCTTCCGGCCGTATCTCTTCAGCACGATCCGCAACGTCGCGATGCAGCTGAAACGTGGCGCCCAGATCGACACGAGCGACGAGCTCGACGCCCTCGCCGACCCCACCAGCGAAGAGAACGAGACCATCCTCGCGCTCGACAAGAGCCTGACGGCGCAGGCGTTCCGGAGTCTCCCGACCCGCTGGCAGGAGGCGCTCTGGTACAGCGAGGTGGAGCAGATGGCCTCGCATGAGATCGCACCCCTGCTCGGCATGACCTCGAACGCCGTCTCCGCCCTGACCTTCCGGGCGCGGGAGGGGCTCAGGCAGGCCTGGATCCAGGCGCACCTGGTGCGCGCGGCAGACACCGAGTGCGCCGCGGTCATCGAGAAACTCGGTTCCTACACGCGAGGCAGTCTCGGCACCCGCGAGACCCGCAAGTTGCAGCAGCACCTGGCAGCGTGCACGTCGTGCAGCATCGTCGGCGAGGAGGCCAGAGACGTGGGCTCCCGGCTCGCGCTGGTGCTCCTCCCCCTCGTGGCAGGGGTCGCCGGAGCGGCGGCCTACACGGTCTCGATGCAGGGTGGCGGCAGCGCGGCGGCAGCGACTGCTGCAGGGGTTCTGGGCCACGGCGGCGCCGCTGCGGCATCCGGTTCTGGTGCTGGCGCCGGGTTGGGGTCGGGGTCGGGCGCGGTGTCGAGCGGCGCATCTGTCGCGAACGCGGCACCCGTCGTGCACGCCGCACCTGTCGTGCACGCGGCTTCCGTCGCGCACACCGCGCCGGTCGCGCAGCCTGTCCCGGCTGGATCCGAGGCGGCTGGCGCGGCGAATGCCGGAACCTCTTCCGCGACCACGGTTCCGACCCACGTCGTCCGCGCCGCCCGCATGACGACCGGCGGAGCGCGCCGGATGCTCGTCACGGCCTTCCCCCGCGCGAGGAACGCCGTCGGATTCGCACTGGCGACCGCTGCCGCGGTCGGCGCAGCGTTCCTCCTCTCCCCCCTCATCGTGTCCCCCGCCCCGCAGACCGTCGAGGCGGCAGCGCCCGCGACCAGTTCACCCCAGGCCGGTGGCGACCGTGGCACGACGCAGCCGAACGCCCAGAACGGCGCGGCCTCGGCCGCACAGGGCGCCGGGTCCCCCGCGGTTCCGGCCGCCGGCTCGGGTTCGGCTACGGGCGCTGGCGCGGCGGCAGGCTCCCTGAGCGCAGCTTCGGGTTCTGCCGGCAGCGGATCTTCGGTTCCCACAGGGTTCGGCACCCGGGCCCTCGATCCGGGGAGCCCTGTTCCCCCGCGCGACGCGCTGGCTCCGATCGTGCCGAGCGAGTCCGGTGCAGGCGCAGGTCAACCGACCCCGATGCCCTCGCAGACTCCCGCGCCTGCCGCGACTCCCCCGGTCACGACCACCCCACCGGTGACTCCGCCGCCCACTCCGCCGCCCACCACACCGCCTCCCACGACACCCCCGACCCCTCCCCCCTCCGTGCCGCCCCCCTCCGTGCCAGACGCTCCGCTCTACGAGATCGCCGCCGATCCGAGCGGGTTGCTGTTCCCCGTCATCTCGGGGCAGGCCGAGCCCGGCGCCACGGTCGAGGTCGTCGACCTCATCGGCAGCGCGTCCCCGGTGACCGCATCACGCGTTCGCGCCGAAAGCACCCCGACCGGGGTGGTCGTCGCCCACATCACAGCCGACGCCGAAGACGGCAGCTTCGAGGTCTCCGACTACCCCGACCTCGGGTTCGGCGAGCACCGGCTCTCCCTCCGCCAAGTGTCGACCGACGGCATCCGTTCCCCTCTCGGCCTCGCCACCAGCGTGACGCTGGAACCGATCTCGCTCCTCAGTCCCCAACCGGAGAGCACCATCGGCGGCTCGGGCTACACCGTCTACTCGCACGGGGTGCCGGGGGCATTCTTCGAGCAGCTGCTCGACGGCCGGAGCGACCCCCGCACGTTCGTCCTGAACCCCGACGGCAATTCCGGCGACGATTTCAGCCTCGACAGCGGCACGCCCGCCGGCACACGGGTCACCGTGTCGATTCGCTACGTGGATCCGGACTCCGGCCGCCACGGGCCATCGACGAGCGCCGCCTTCCTGGTCGGCTGA
- the nagA gene encoding N-acetylglucosamine-6-phosphate deacetylase: protein MTVVIHSAVKVDADGVVEDFWLAFTGSTLAATGTGTGWHGWSTAENAVVVNAAGRWLTPGFIDVHSHGGGGFSFDNGTEAIQGALAMHRAHGTTRSVISLVANPVEVLCESLELIADLVEADPLILGSHLEGPFLARNHRGAHNPAHLRTPTAELVDTFLAAGRGTIRQVTLAPELTGALDAIDRFVAAGVTVGVGHTDADFRLTKEAFDRGATLLTHAFNAMPGIKHREPGPVTAALGDPRVALELILDGFHVHPEVARVAFFAAPMRILLITDAMAAAGSVDGHYKLGDLNVSVSDGRAMLSGTTTIAGSTLTQDVALRSAIFDSETDPVLAVRALTASPARALGLDETLGYLAPGYAADVVLLGTDWTVDAVWAAGRPMSDPT from the coding sequence ATGACCGTCGTCATCCATTCCGCTGTGAAGGTCGACGCCGACGGCGTCGTCGAAGACTTCTGGCTCGCCTTCACCGGCAGCACCCTTGCCGCCACCGGCACCGGCACCGGCTGGCACGGCTGGTCCACCGCCGAGAATGCCGTCGTCGTGAACGCGGCCGGCCGTTGGCTCACACCCGGCTTCATCGACGTGCACAGCCACGGCGGCGGCGGGTTCTCGTTCGACAACGGGACCGAGGCCATCCAGGGCGCACTCGCGATGCACCGCGCGCACGGAACGACCCGCTCGGTCATCAGCCTGGTGGCCAACCCGGTGGAGGTGCTCTGCGAGAGCCTCGAGCTGATCGCCGACCTCGTCGAGGCCGACCCGCTCATCCTGGGATCGCACCTCGAGGGGCCCTTCCTCGCCCGCAACCACCGGGGCGCCCACAATCCGGCCCACCTCCGCACTCCGACCGCGGAACTGGTCGACACCTTCCTCGCGGCCGGCCGAGGCACCATCCGCCAGGTCACCCTCGCCCCCGAACTGACGGGAGCCCTCGACGCGATCGACCGTTTCGTCGCTGCCGGGGTCACCGTGGGGGTCGGGCACACCGACGCCGACTTCCGACTCACCAAGGAGGCGTTCGACCGCGGCGCCACCCTGCTGACCCATGCCTTCAACGCGATGCCGGGCATCAAGCACCGGGAACCGGGGCCGGTCACGGCGGCCCTCGGCGATCCGCGCGTGGCCCTCGAGCTCATCCTCGACGGGTTCCACGTGCATCCGGAGGTCGCCCGGGTCGCGTTCTTCGCGGCCCCGATGCGCATCCTCCTGATCACCGACGCCATGGCCGCTGCAGGTTCGGTCGACGGGCACTACAAGCTGGGTGACCTGAATGTGTCGGTCTCGGATGGCCGGGCCATGCTGTCGGGAACGACCACCATCGCGGGCTCGACGCTGACCCAGGATGTCGCGCTCCGCTCCGCGATCTTCGACTCCGAGACGGACCCGGTGCTCGCGGTGCGCGCCCTGACGGCCTCACCGGCACGGGCCCTCGGCCTCGATGAGACGCTCGGTTATCTCGCGCCGGGTTACGCGGCGGATGTCGTGCTGCTCGGCACAGACTGGACCGTCGACGCCGTCTGGGCCGCCGGACGACCGATGAGCGACCCCACCTGA
- a CDS encoding Pr6Pr family membrane protein: MPVALDFTPLERVGSPVKVVFLVLRIAALATTVLALVSRADCVFASGGCRASNLLSYFTIESNIAFVLLLVLLLARGLRRPEREWLTALRALVTAYLVVSGVTFVALIVNAGLADYVFLVPTSEKVLHFVVPSYAILDFVFAPGRHRLHWNTVWVSLGFPLVYGIYTLVRGPAVGWYPYIFLDPQWAGSYAAVGVYAAVLAAVILAVSAALIAASRLPRLPRLPVSRRAPPATQ, translated from the coding sequence ATGCCCGTAGCCTTGGACTTCACCCCGCTCGAGCGTGTCGGGAGTCCCGTGAAGGTTGTGTTCCTCGTTCTGCGCATCGCGGCGCTCGCCACGACAGTGCTGGCGCTGGTCTCCCGCGCGGACTGCGTCTTCGCGAGCGGGGGCTGCCGGGCATCCAATCTGCTCAGCTACTTCACCATCGAGAGCAACATCGCCTTCGTGCTGCTGCTCGTGCTGCTTCTCGCCCGCGGGCTCCGCCGGCCGGAGCGGGAGTGGCTGACGGCGCTGCGGGCGCTCGTGACGGCCTACCTGGTCGTCTCCGGCGTGACCTTCGTGGCACTGATCGTCAACGCGGGGCTTGCCGACTACGTGTTCCTCGTGCCGACCTCGGAGAAGGTGCTGCATTTCGTCGTGCCGTCGTACGCGATCCTCGACTTCGTGTTCGCACCCGGGCGGCACCGCCTGCACTGGAACACCGTCTGGGTCTCGCTCGGTTTCCCCCTTGTCTACGGCATCTACACGCTCGTGCGCGGGCCGGCCGTGGGGTGGTACCCGTACATCTTCCTCGACCCGCAGTGGGCCGGCAGCTACGCGGCGGTCGGGGTCTACGCGGCGGTGCTGGCAGCCGTCATCCTCGCGGTCTCGGCGGCCCTCATCGCGGCGAGCCGCCTGCCGCGGCTGCCCCGCCTTCCGGTCAGCCGGCGTGCGCCGCCAGCCACGCAATGA